In the genome of Massilibacillus massiliensis, one region contains:
- a CDS encoding acyl-CoA mutase large subunit family protein codes for MSNENLKAKLAEYDAKVQKATARFPERKHIPEQRIYTPLDIEGTDYESEIGFPGAYPFTRGVQPTMYRGRFWTMRMYAGFSTAEESNKRYRYLIESGATGLSCAFDLPTQIGYDSDDDISTGEVGKVGVAIDSLADMEILFDQIDLGKVSTSMTINAPASVLLAMYIAVAEKQGVSADQLKGTIQNDILKEYAARGTYIFPPKPSMRLITNIFEYCSKNVPNWNTISISGYHIREAGSTASQEIAFTIADGIAYAEAAIKAGLDVDAFAGRLSFFWNAHNNVLEEVAKFRASRRVWAKVMKERFGAKNPKSWMLRVHTQTAGSMLTAQQPNNNIVRVALQTAAAVMGGTQSLHTNSKDEALALPTEESVMIALRTQQIVAYESGLADVIDPLAGSYYVEALTNKIEKEAWEYINKIDEIGGAVAAIEKGYIQKEIQDSAYKWQMDVENSAKVIVGVNKFQVEEKPVEGLLRVDASVGEKQKQKLADMKAKRDNAAVQASLKELEKACQDEHENLMPHILAAVKTYATLGEICGVMRKVFGEYEAHVNL; via the coding sequence ATGAGCAATGAAAATTTAAAAGCTAAATTAGCGGAATATGATGCTAAAGTACAAAAGGCAACTGCTAGATTTCCTGAACGTAAACACATTCCAGAACAACGAATTTATACACCGCTAGACATCGAGGGTACTGATTATGAAAGCGAAATCGGTTTTCCAGGCGCTTATCCATTTACGCGTGGGGTACAACCTACAATGTATCGTGGACGTTTTTGGACAATGCGTATGTATGCTGGGTTCTCCACTGCGGAAGAATCAAATAAACGTTATCGTTATCTAATTGAATCAGGTGCTACAGGTCTTTCTTGTGCATTCGACTTACCAACACAAATTGGCTATGATTCCGATGATGATATTTCTACAGGCGAAGTGGGAAAAGTCGGAGTTGCGATTGATTCATTGGCTGATATGGAAATTCTTTTTGATCAGATTGATCTGGGAAAAGTATCAACATCTATGACGATTAATGCACCTGCATCTGTTTTGCTTGCAATGTATATTGCAGTTGCTGAAAAACAAGGTGTTTCAGCAGATCAATTAAAAGGAACGATTCAAAATGATATTTTGAAGGAATATGCAGCTCGTGGAACGTACATTTTTCCTCCAAAACCTTCAATGCGTTTAATTACAAACATTTTTGAGTATTGTTCTAAAAATGTTCCTAACTGGAATACGATTTCAATTTCTGGCTATCACATTCGTGAAGCTGGATCCACAGCATCACAAGAAATTGCATTTACAATTGCCGATGGTATTGCTTATGCAGAAGCTGCAATTAAAGCGGGCTTAGACGTAGATGCTTTTGCTGGACGCTTATCTTTCTTCTGGAATGCACATAACAATGTATTGGAAGAAGTTGCAAAATTTAGAGCGTCTCGTCGTGTATGGGCAAAGGTAATGAAAGAACGTTTTGGTGCTAAAAACCCTAAGTCTTGGATGCTTCGTGTGCATACGCAAACGGCTGGTTCTATGCTGACAGCACAACAACCAAACAATAATATCGTTCGTGTTGCCCTTCAAACAGCAGCTGCTGTTATGGGTGGGACGCAATCCCTGCATACGAATTCTAAAGATGAAGCATTGGCTCTTCCTACTGAAGAATCCGTAATGATTGCACTTCGTACGCAGCAGATCGTTGCTTACGAAAGCGGTTTAGCAGACGTTATTGATCCGCTTGCTGGTTCTTACTATGTAGAAGCTCTTACAAATAAAATTGAAAAAGAAGCTTGGGAATATATCAATAAAATTGATGAAATCGGCGGCGCGGTTGCTGCCATCGAAAAAGGATATATCCAAAAAGAAATCCAAGATAGTGCATATAAATGGCAGATGGATGTTGAAAATTCGGCCAAAGTTATTGTTGGCGTTAATAAATTCCAAGTGGAAGAAAAACCAGTGGAAGGTTTACTTCGCGTAGATGCATCTGTTGGTGAAAAACAAAAACAAAAATTGGCTGATATGAAAGCAAAACGTGATAATGCGGCAGTACAAGCAAGTCTTAAAGAGCTTGAAAAGGCTTGTCAAGATGAACATGAAAACTTAATGCCACATATCTTAGCTGCGGTTAAAACATATGCAACACTTGGTGAAATTTGTGGAGTAATGCGTAAAGTATTCGGTGAATATGAAGCGCATGTAAATCTATAA
- a CDS encoding acetyl-CoA hydrolase/transferase family protein, with product MIDIRDRVRNKALHAKIVSAEEAAAFIKPNMNIGTSGFTPAGYPKAVPLALAERMKKEPFTVNLWTGASVGKELDGALAEVGGIKRRMPYQTNKNLRTAINSGAVEYCDLHLSESAQLARYGFMGGKIDVAIVEACAITEEGDIIPTTSMGNTASYVQSADVVIVEVNTSQPLELEGMHDVYVPLDPPHRLPIPIVKAADRIGTTYIPCGVDKIKYIVACDIKDDVRPFADIDESSHKMSAHIIQFFNDEIKAGRLPKNLLPLQSGVGNVANAVISGFVDSEFKDLEVYTEVIQDGMFDLADAGKLKFASGTSFSPSPDGLKRFYQNIKEYRKKMMLRPQEIANSPEIARRIGIIAMNTAIEMDIYGNVNSTHIMGSKMMNGIGGSGDFARNAYLTCFFSTSTAKNGAISAIVPMCSHIDHTEHDTDIFVTEIGLADLRGLSPRERARVIINNCAHPDYRPMLLDYLDRAEKATKNAQTPHLMDEALSWHNRFLKTGTMKK from the coding sequence ATGATTGATATTCGTGATCGCGTGCGTAATAAAGCATTGCATGCTAAGATCGTTAGTGCTGAAGAAGCTGCTGCTTTTATCAAACCTAATATGAATATTGGTACAAGTGGTTTTACGCCTGCTGGGTATCCAAAAGCTGTGCCATTGGCTTTAGCTGAGAGAATGAAGAAAGAGCCGTTCACAGTGAATTTATGGACTGGCGCATCCGTTGGAAAAGAATTGGATGGAGCATTAGCAGAGGTTGGCGGAATTAAAAGACGTATGCCATACCAAACTAATAAAAATCTAAGAACCGCAATTAATAGTGGTGCCGTAGAGTATTGTGACTTACATTTGAGTGAATCTGCACAACTTGCCCGTTATGGTTTTATGGGCGGAAAAATTGATGTAGCTATTGTTGAAGCGTGTGCAATTACAGAAGAGGGAGACATAATTCCAACGACTTCAATGGGAAATACTGCTTCTTATGTTCAAAGTGCAGATGTCGTTATTGTCGAAGTAAATACATCGCAGCCACTAGAACTTGAAGGGATGCATGATGTATATGTGCCGTTAGATCCACCGCATCGCTTGCCAATTCCAATTGTAAAAGCTGCGGATCGTATTGGTACTACATATATCCCGTGTGGTGTGGATAAAATAAAATACATTGTTGCATGTGACATTAAGGATGATGTGCGTCCATTTGCAGATATTGACGAAAGTTCACATAAAATGTCTGCACACATTATTCAATTTTTTAATGATGAAATCAAGGCTGGACGTTTGCCGAAAAATTTGTTGCCGCTTCAATCCGGCGTTGGCAATGTAGCAAATGCTGTAATTAGTGGGTTTGTTGATTCTGAGTTTAAAGACCTTGAAGTATATACTGAAGTTATCCAAGACGGTATGTTTGATTTAGCGGATGCAGGAAAGTTAAAATTTGCTTCTGGAACTTCTTTTTCGCCATCACCGGATGGATTGAAACGCTTTTATCAGAATATCAAAGAATATCGTAAAAAAATGATGTTACGCCCGCAAGAAATCGCAAATAGTCCTGAAATTGCACGGCGTATTGGTATTATTGCTATGAATACGGCGATTGAGATGGACATTTATGGAAATGTAAATTCAACGCATATCATGGGCTCAAAAATGATGAATGGTATCGGTGGTTCTGGTGATTTTGCACGTAATGCATATTTGACGTGTTTCTTTAGTACGTCAACTGCAAAAAATGGTGCAATTTCTGCAATTGTACCAATGTGTTCACATATTGATCATACAGAACATGATACGGATATCTTCGTTACTGAAATTGGACTTGCTGATCTTAGAGGTTTGAGTCCAAGAGAACGAGCTCGTGTTATTATTAATAATTGTGCTCATCCGGACTATAGGCCAATGCTTCTTGATTATTTAGATAGAGCTGAAAAAGCCACCAAGAATGCACAGACGCCGCATCTTATGGATGAAGCGTTATCTTGGCATAATAGATTCTTGAAAACGGGTACAATGAAGAAATAG
- a CDS encoding cobalamin B12-binding domain-containing protein, producing MEKRVRVLVAKPGLDGHDRGAKVVARALRDAGFEVIYTGLRQTPEQIAEAALQEDVNVIAMSILSGAHPHLFPKVVNLVRSKGMDDVLILGGGVIPDGDIPALKEAGIAEVFTPGTPTSQIVDFIKTNVK from the coding sequence ATGGAAAAACGTGTTAGAGTATTAGTAGCAAAACCTGGCCTGGATGGTCATGACCGCGGAGCTAAAGTAGTAGCTCGTGCACTTCGTGATGCTGGCTTTGAAGTAATATATACAGGTCTTCGTCAGACTCCTGAACAAATCGCAGAAGCTGCATTACAAGAAGACGTAAATGTGATTGCAATGAGTATCTTATCTGGTGCACATCCGCATCTTTTCCCTAAAGTAGTGAATTTAGTGAGAAGCAAAGGCATGGATGATGTACTTATCCTTGGTGGTGGTGTTATTCCTGACGGTGATATTCCTGCATTAAAAGAAGCTGGTATTGCTGAAGTATTCACACCTGGTACACCAACAAGTCAGATTGTTGATTTTATTAAAACGAACGTAAAATAA
- a CDS encoding bifunctional folylpolyglutamate synthase/dihydrofolate synthase, with protein sequence MNYQESLTYLDGLNKFGINLGLKRITQLLVLMGNPQNKYKTIHVTGTNGKGSTTAMLTAILNNAKIKTGMYISPHLVSYTERMQVNGKNISEEDFAESIAYVSTFVDRILAEGGESPTQFEVITAAAFYYFSKMEVEYAVIEVGLGGLLDSTNVIKPEVSVITNVTFEHADRCGGTLAGIAEHKAGIIKEGVPVITAAKGEALDIIRKVAEQKSADMFIAGEDFESFFKAFDGHKQEITFSADLMGVAMVYVLNLLGQHQVENSAVAIMTALVLANSEKRITSEAIHNALLTVSWPGRFEVLSQEDHLILVDGAHNIAGAQSLRINLDTYFSDKEIVFLLGVLKDKDIDGILKALVKADDSVVVTEPLSERAAEPAYIANKIIAKQVEVASSIEDGLRKASELAAGPDKILCIAGSLYLIGAVRSLLVKA encoded by the coding sequence ATGAATTATCAAGAATCATTAACGTATTTAGATGGACTAAACAAATTCGGAATTAATTTAGGATTGAAACGCATCACTCAATTACTCGTGCTTATGGGAAATCCACAAAATAAATATAAAACAATTCATGTGACTGGAACGAATGGTAAAGGTTCTACAACGGCCATGTTAACGGCCATTTTGAATAATGCAAAAATTAAAACTGGCATGTATATTTCACCGCATCTGGTATCTTATACCGAACGGATGCAAGTGAATGGAAAAAACATTTCAGAAGAGGATTTTGCAGAAAGTATTGCATATGTCAGTACATTTGTAGATAGGATTCTTGCAGAAGGTGGTGAGAGCCCGACACAGTTTGAGGTCATTACTGCCGCAGCGTTTTATTATTTTTCGAAGATGGAAGTTGAATATGCGGTGATTGAGGTTGGCTTGGGTGGCCTGCTTGATTCTACAAATGTGATTAAACCAGAGGTTTCTGTTATTACCAATGTGACGTTTGAACATGCGGATCGTTGTGGAGGAACCTTAGCCGGAATCGCTGAACATAAGGCAGGCATTATTAAGGAAGGCGTCCCGGTTATTACGGCAGCGAAAGGTGAGGCTTTAGATATCATCCGAAAAGTTGCTGAACAGAAAAGTGCTGATATGTTTATTGCCGGTGAAGATTTTGAAAGTTTTTTTAAAGCGTTTGACGGACATAAGCAAGAAATCACTTTTTCGGCTGATTTGATGGGTGTGGCGATGGTCTATGTTTTAAATTTATTAGGTCAGCATCAAGTTGAAAATAGTGCTGTCGCAATTATGACGGCACTTGTATTAGCAAATAGTGAAAAACGAATTACGAGCGAAGCGATTCATAATGCTTTGCTTACCGTTAGCTGGCCCGGTCGGTTTGAAGTACTTTCACAAGAGGATCATCTGATTCTTGTTGATGGAGCGCATAATATTGCGGGCGCGCAGAGTTTGCGGATCAATTTGGATACTTATTTTTCTGATAAAGAAATCGTTTTTTTATTAGGGGTTTTAAAAGATAAAGATATTGATGGAATTTTAAAAGCACTTGTGAAAGCCGACGATAGTGTAGTTGTAACAGAGCCATTATCTGAGCGTGCAGCGGAACCTGCCTATATTGCAAATAAAATTATTGCAAAACAAGTAGAAGTTGCAAGTTCCATTGAAGATGGTTTGAGAAAAGCAAGTGAATTGGCAGCAGGACCTGACAAAATTTTATGTATTGCAGGATCGTTATATTTGATTGGTGCAGTGAGATCTTTATTGGTCAAGGCATAA
- a CDS encoding O-antigen ligase family protein: MGKVHKKNNLRIDLNFIIESSILGVVFFLALSPTLTTVFLGIGVFAWLIKFFKDEKRSMRFTVIDRIVGCFVLFSALSILVSPDPGYSFYNFYNLMGRYVLIYYLVIHHISTQEQLKRVGITLLVSSLLVVFYGFYQYMHGIDVSNMLWVDGEQFPELKTRVFSTMQNPNILAGYLLVMMCLVFGVICKIRTKKIKLVLAISFALMAICLGMTYSRGAWISFVMVIAAYGLFHNRKIFVGLLLSCTFVLIFDTSITERLLSSIDLSDTSSSMRLALWESTIAMIEEHPLFGIGWGAYWMVYPEYDFFIQNEAVKIVHAHNMYLNYAAEIGIMGAISFIVCMISHLKLALSNTHVKESNFISGVNLGAGLSIVCVALNGFTDYVLFNIELSMLFWFMNAVIIVACRKLLK, translated from the coding sequence GTGGGCAAAGTTCATAAAAAGAATAATTTACGAATTGATTTGAATTTTATAATTGAATCTTCAATTCTAGGTGTAGTTTTTTTCTTGGCGTTATCACCGACTTTGACCACTGTATTTCTGGGGATCGGAGTTTTTGCGTGGTTGATTAAATTTTTCAAAGATGAGAAGCGAAGCATGCGATTTACTGTAATAGACCGAATTGTTGGATGCTTTGTTCTTTTCTCTGCCTTGTCTATTTTAGTTTCTCCTGATCCTGGTTATAGTTTTTATAATTTTTATAATTTAATGGGACGGTATGTTCTTATTTATTATTTGGTCATACATCATATCTCAACACAGGAACAATTAAAGCGTGTTGGTATTACACTGCTTGTTTCATCTCTCCTTGTTGTTTTTTATGGTTTTTATCAATATATGCATGGTATTGATGTAAGCAATATGCTATGGGTGGATGGAGAACAGTTTCCAGAATTAAAGACGCGTGTGTTTTCTACAATGCAAAATCCTAATATATTAGCCGGTTATTTACTTGTTATGATGTGCTTAGTTTTTGGTGTCATTTGTAAAATTCGTACAAAAAAAATAAAGCTTGTTTTAGCTATTTCTTTTGCTTTAATGGCAATTTGTTTAGGAATGACCTATTCTCGCGGTGCCTGGATTAGTTTTGTAATGGTGATCGCGGCATATGGATTATTTCATAATCGAAAAATATTTGTAGGACTTTTGCTTAGTTGTACTTTTGTTCTTATTTTTGATACGAGTATTACAGAACGTTTGCTTTCTAGTATTGATCTAAGTGATACTTCTTCAAGCATGCGACTGGCATTATGGGAAAGTACGATTGCTATGATTGAGGAACATCCTTTATTTGGCATTGGTTGGGGTGCTTATTGGATGGTTTATCCAGAATATGATTTTTTCATTCAAAACGAGGCGGTTAAGATCGTACATGCGCATAATATGTATTTAAACTATGCCGCTGAGATCGGTATAATGGGAGCAATCAGTTTTATCGTCTGCATGATCAGTCATCTGAAATTGGCACTCAGTAATACGCATGTGAAAGAATCGAATTTTATAAGTGGAGTTAATTTAGGAGCGGGTTTATCTATTGTTTGCGTTGCTTTAAATGGTTTTACAGATTATGTTTTATTTAATATCGAGTTATCTATGTTATTTTGGTTTATGAATGCAGTGATTATTGTGGCTTGCAGGAAACTTTTAAAATAA
- a CDS encoding redox-sensing transcriptional repressor Rex encodes MKGQIVISKATIDRLPLYFRTLRLAGEEGIDIISSEELGKRLGITPEQIRKDLASFGQFGKKGVGYYVNELKCNIGEILGLDNNWNIAVVGIGHLGSALSNYQNFISLGFNLVSLFDKNPELVGEIVSGLKVEDIEDIESVVKEKNIHIGIICVPRAFAQGVADKLVAAGVKGIWNFAPTKLKVPESMHIVNEDLSIGLSSLSYHINRK; translated from the coding sequence GTGAAAGGACAAATTGTGATTTCTAAAGCTACAATTGACCGCCTACCTTTGTATTTTCGTACGCTTCGCTTAGCAGGTGAAGAGGGAATAGATATTATATCTTCAGAAGAATTAGGTAAACGTCTAGGTATAACACCGGAACAAATCAGAAAAGATTTAGCCTCTTTCGGCCAATTTGGCAAAAAAGGCGTAGGGTATTATGTCAATGAATTGAAATGTAATATTGGTGAGATTTTAGGGTTAGACAATAATTGGAATATTGCGGTTGTCGGAATAGGGCATTTAGGATCGGCGCTGTCAAATTATCAGAATTTTATTTCTTTAGGATTTAATTTAGTTTCATTATTTGATAAAAATCCAGAATTGGTTGGTGAAATTGTCAGTGGTCTTAAAGTAGAGGATATTGAAGATATAGAATCTGTTGTAAAAGAAAAAAATATTCATATTGGAATTATTTGCGTTCCAAGAGCTTTTGCTCAAGGGGTTGCAGATAAGTTGGTTGCTGCCGGAGTCAAAGGTATTTGGAATTTTGCACCTACGAAACTTAAAGTTCCTGAAAGTATGCATATCGTGAATGAAGATTTGTCTATAGGTCTTAGCAGTCTTTCTTATCATATAAACAGAAAATAA
- the mce gene encoding methylmalonyl-CoA epimerase: MFNIDRVDHIGIAVANLEEAKKFYTEMLGMKASGEEVVEEQKVKVCFIPSGDSELELLESTSADGPIAKFIEKNGGRNGIQHIALRVDNIEQTIADLIAKGVRMIDEKPRYGAGGSSIAFVHPKSTGGILVELCQRK; this comes from the coding sequence ATGTTTAATATTGATAGAGTTGATCATATTGGTATTGCAGTTGCTAATTTAGAGGAAGCTAAAAAATTCTATACAGAAATGCTCGGAATGAAGGCTTCTGGAGAAGAAGTTGTTGAGGAACAAAAAGTAAAAGTATGCTTTATTCCATCTGGTGATAGTGAACTTGAACTTTTAGAATCAACTTCTGCAGATGGTCCTATTGCAAAATTTATTGAAAAAAACGGCGGTAGAAACGGGATTCAGCATATCGCATTAAGAGTAGATAATATTGAACAAACAATTGCAGATTTAATCGCAAAAGGTGTTCGTATGATTGATGAAAAACCTCGTTATGGTGCTGGCGGATCTAGCATTGCGTTTGTTCATCCTAAATCTACAGGTGGTATTTTAGTAGAATTGTGCCAACGTAAATAG
- the mmdA gene encoding methylmalonyl-CoA decarboxylase subunit alpha produces MATVQEKIDLMRAKQEKVMLGGGEDRIAKQHAKGKMTARERITKFFDEGTFVELDQFVTHRCTNFGMEKKSLPGEGVVSGYGSVNGRLVYAFAQDFTVEGGSLGEMHAAKICKVLDLALKMGAPVIGINDSGGARIQEAIDALSGYGEIFFKNTLASGVIPQISVIMGPCAGGAVYSPALTDFIYMVKNTSQMFITGPAVIKSVTAEEVTAEQLGGAMTHNSTSGVAHFAAENEDDCIEQIRYLLSFLPSNNLEDVPVVETGDDPNRMDEALNSLVPDNPNMPYNMKDVITSLVDNGEFYEVHEHYAQNIITCFARFDGKSVGIIANQPNVMAGCLDVNASDKSARFIRFCDAFNIPLLSLVDVPGFLPGTDQEYGGIIRHGAKMLYAYSEATVPKVTVITRKAYGGAYIAMCSQHLGADQVMAWPTSEIAVMGPAGAANIIFRKDPNVAERTAEYIEEFATPYKAAERGYVDLVIEPKETRPRIITALNMLASKRESRPAKKHGNIPL; encoded by the coding sequence ATGGCTACTGTTCAAGAGAAAATTGATCTTATGAGAGCAAAACAAGAAAAAGTTATGCTCGGTGGTGGCGAAGATCGTATTGCAAAACAACATGCAAAAGGAAAAATGACGGCTCGTGAGCGTATTACAAAGTTCTTCGATGAAGGTACTTTTGTAGAATTGGATCAATTTGTAACACATCGTTGCACGAATTTTGGTATGGAAAAGAAATCTCTTCCAGGTGAAGGGGTTGTAAGTGGCTATGGTTCAGTAAATGGCAGACTTGTTTATGCATTTGCCCAAGATTTTACCGTAGAAGGTGGATCTCTTGGTGAAATGCATGCAGCTAAAATTTGTAAAGTTTTAGATTTGGCATTAAAAATGGGCGCACCTGTAATTGGCATTAATGATTCAGGCGGAGCACGTATTCAAGAAGCAATTGATGCGCTAAGTGGTTATGGAGAAATCTTCTTTAAAAATACATTAGCGTCTGGTGTAATTCCTCAAATTTCTGTAATTATGGGACCTTGTGCGGGTGGTGCAGTGTATTCACCTGCATTAACAGATTTTATTTATATGGTAAAAAACACAAGTCAGATGTTTATTACCGGCCCAGCTGTTATAAAATCAGTTACGGCAGAAGAAGTTACAGCTGAACAACTTGGGGGTGCTATGACACATAATAGTACTTCTGGTGTTGCGCACTTTGCTGCTGAAAATGAAGATGATTGTATTGAACAAATTCGTTATTTATTAAGCTTTTTGCCAAGTAACAATCTTGAAGATGTTCCAGTTGTAGAAACTGGTGACGATCCAAATCGTATGGATGAAGCTTTGAATTCTTTAGTACCGGATAATCCTAATATGCCTTATAATATGAAAGATGTCATCACATCACTCGTTGATAATGGCGAATTTTATGAAGTACATGAACATTATGCGCAAAATATTATTACTTGTTTTGCTCGGTTTGATGGTAAATCCGTGGGAATTATCGCAAATCAGCCAAATGTAATGGCAGGATGTTTAGATGTAAATGCTTCTGATAAATCTGCTAGATTTATTCGTTTCTGTGATGCTTTTAATATTCCTCTTTTAAGTTTAGTCGATGTACCGGGATTCTTACCTGGTACAGATCAAGAATATGGCGGTATTATTCGTCATGGTGCAAAAATGCTCTATGCTTATTCAGAGGCTACTGTACCAAAAGTAACTGTAATTACGCGTAAAGCTTATGGTGGAGCTTATATCGCTATGTGTTCGCAACATTTGGGGGCTGATCAAGTGATGGCTTGGCCAACTTCTGAAATTGCTGTTATGGGACCTGCTGGTGCTGCAAATATCATTTTCCGTAAAGATCCAAATGTTGCAGAAAGAACTGCAGAATATATTGAAGAGTTTGCAACCCCTTATAAAGCTGCTGAACGTGGCTATGTTGACTTGGTAATTGAACCAAAGGAAACTAGACCTCGTATTATTACAGCATTGAATATGTTGGCTAGCAAACGCGAAAGTCGTCCAGCAAAAAAACATGGTAATATTCCATTATAA
- the meaB gene encoding methylmalonyl Co-A mutase-associated GTPase MeaB encodes MDIVKEVLKGSRLALSRAITAVENEYDDAVDIMRQLYPHTGNAFVIGITGPPGAGKSTLTDKLAKVFRQRGKTVGIIAVDPTSPFSGGAILGDRIRMNELTLDEGVFIRSMGTRGSLGGLSRKTADVVKIMDASGKDVVFIETVGVGQSEVDIVKAADTTLVVLVPGLGDDIQAIKAGILEIGDVFAINKADREGADKLNIELNMMLDLDGNMNKAWRPPIKQTVAHQNQGVTELLETLEEHYGQLKTTGQLTERRTARTKNELVSILKNEIGNYVLKKVTTSGQFEHLVKDVEERRNDPYSVVNAMLKDALK; translated from the coding sequence ATGGATATAGTGAAAGAAGTTCTAAAGGGCTCCAGACTAGCATTGTCAAGAGCGATTACTGCTGTTGAAAACGAATATGATGATGCTGTGGATATTATGAGGCAATTATATCCGCACACTGGTAATGCTTTTGTAATTGGAATTACAGGGCCTCCTGGAGCGGGGAAAAGCACTTTGACGGATAAGCTTGCAAAGGTATTTCGGCAAAGGGGAAAAACAGTTGGCATTATAGCAGTTGACCCAACGAGTCCGTTTTCTGGCGGTGCAATTCTAGGTGACCGTATACGAATGAATGAGCTGACATTAGATGAAGGTGTATTTATTCGCAGTATGGGAACAAGAGGTAGCTTAGGTGGTTTGTCGAGAAAAACAGCTGATGTTGTGAAAATTATGGATGCTTCAGGCAAAGACGTAGTTTTTATTGAAACAGTTGGAGTTGGTCAATCAGAGGTTGATATTGTGAAAGCTGCTGACACAACTTTAGTTGTGTTAGTTCCTGGTCTTGGTGATGATATCCAAGCGATAAAAGCTGGGATTTTAGAGATTGGGGATGTTTTTGCAATTAATAAAGCAGACCGTGAAGGCGCCGACAAACTGAATATTGAACTCAATATGATGCTGGATTTAGATGGCAATATGAATAAAGCTTGGCGTCCGCCGATTAAGCAGACTGTTGCGCATCAAAATCAAGGTGTCACAGAGCTATTGGAAACATTAGAAGAGCACTATGGACAGTTAAAAACGACAGGGCAATTGACTGAAAGACGTACTGCGCGTACGAAAAATGAATTGGTTAGTATTTTGAAAAATGAGATTGGCAATTATGTTTTAAAAAAGGTAACTACATCTGGGCAATTCGAACATCTTGTAAAAGATGTTGAGGAACGCAGAAATGATCCATACAGCGTAGTCAATGCTATGCTTAAGGATGCTTTAAAATAA
- a CDS encoding biotin/lipoyl-containing protein yields the protein MKKFNVKVNGNAYEVEIEEVKTASAKAAVAVPKVSAPAAPAKPAAAPAQTSVGAGDTPVNAPMPGKIIKLVAEAGKTVKKGEVILILEAMKMQNEISSPADGTLKGFNVAAGQNVKPGEVLAVIG from the coding sequence GTGAAAAAATTTAATGTAAAAGTAAATGGGAATGCTTATGAAGTTGAAATTGAAGAAGTGAAAACAGCATCTGCAAAAGCTGCTGTAGCTGTACCAAAAGTGTCTGCTCCTGCCGCACCTGCAAAACCTGCCGCAGCACCTGCACAAACTTCTGTAGGCGCTGGTGATACGCCAGTGAATGCTCCTATGCCAGGTAAAATTATCAAATTAGTCGCTGAAGCTGGAAAAACGGTAAAAAAAGGTGAAGTTATTTTAATTCTTGAAGCGATGAAAATGCAAAATGAAATTAGTTCACCTGCTGATGGAACTTTAAAAGGCTTTAATGTTGCCGCTGGTCAAAATGTAAAACCAGGTGAAGTTTTAGCTGTAATTGGCTAA